Proteins encoded together in one Pseudomonas sp. ADAK13 window:
- a CDS encoding MFS transporter, translating to MFRTTQGKSRFAGFFISRNFSLLWLGQALSSFGEFVLESTIIVWLVTDLFRDSAFLPSAVGLAVAASAIPRVLVAPLAGAWVDRMTPLYVMISADAIRVINFLVFILIYSLSGLGQMQVFTGVLLLLVLNSSAAQFFNPSRQAIMQVIIPAERRVEASAKTMFSLTGISVLSASVGPALFVWVGPIWALMINVLAFSCSALCIVATRGLRTALPVAHTSFWRGLLEGLRFSWGHPSIRTLLTGVALYGFSLGINNVVLSLYAFKTLGLSPREYGLVLAAFPVGGLVAALLVRPLLKALSIRRAFTVALLCLGLSYLGYASHPPFYLTWALMFCCGVCFSVFAMVQGPMLQEAVPSGYMGRVSATVTPVLAIASLTGTLVCSQTLNLAQGVIGDVYGGYIVIAAGLLLTGGGLMLLGERAGKHRAALSK from the coding sequence GTGTTCAGGACGACTCAAGGGAAAAGCCGGTTTGCCGGGTTTTTCATCAGCCGCAATTTTTCACTGTTATGGCTGGGCCAGGCGCTCTCGTCCTTTGGCGAATTTGTGTTGGAGAGCACGATCATCGTCTGGCTGGTGACGGACCTGTTCCGTGACAGCGCTTTTCTACCGAGTGCCGTTGGCCTGGCGGTGGCGGCATCGGCGATTCCGCGGGTGCTGGTGGCGCCATTGGCGGGCGCCTGGGTCGACCGCATGACGCCGCTCTACGTGATGATCAGCGCAGACGCTATCCGGGTGATCAACTTCCTGGTCTTTATCCTGATCTATTCACTGTCCGGCCTCGGCCAGATGCAGGTGTTCACCGGCGTGCTGCTGTTGCTGGTGCTCAACAGCAGCGCCGCGCAGTTCTTCAACCCGTCCCGCCAGGCGATCATGCAAGTGATCATTCCCGCTGAGCGGCGGGTAGAAGCGTCGGCCAAGACGATGTTTTCCCTGACGGGCATTTCGGTGCTCTCAGCTTCCGTGGGCCCGGCCTTGTTTGTGTGGGTGGGGCCGATCTGGGCGTTGATGATCAATGTGCTGGCGTTCAGTTGTTCGGCGTTATGCATCGTGGCTACCCGAGGCCTGCGTACAGCGTTGCCGGTAGCGCACACATCGTTCTGGCGTGGGCTGTTGGAGGGCCTGCGGTTTTCCTGGGGGCACCCGTCGATTCGGACCCTGCTGACCGGTGTGGCGTTGTACGGATTTTCCCTAGGTATCAATAACGTCGTTTTGTCTTTGTACGCCTTCAAGACCCTGGGCCTGAGCCCGCGTGAATATGGCCTGGTCCTCGCCGCGTTTCCCGTCGGTGGTCTGGTGGCGGCATTACTGGTGCGGCCGCTGTTGAAGGCCTTGAGCATTCGCCGGGCGTTTACCGTTGCGCTGCTGTGCCTGGGGCTGAGCTACCTGGGCTACGCGTCGCATCCGCCGTTTTACCTGACCTGGGCGCTGATGTTTTGCTGTGGGGTGTGCTTTTCGGTGTTCGCCATGGTGCAGGGGCCCATGCTGCAAGAGGCCGTGCCGTCGGGCTACATGGGCCGGGTCTCGGCGACGGTGACGCCGGTGCTGGCCATCGCCTCGTTGACCGGCACGCTGGTGTGTTCCCAGACGCTTAACCTTGCGCAGGGTGTTATCGGGGATGTCTACGGCGGTTACATCGTTATCGCGGCGGGCTTGCTGCTGACGGGCGGCGGATTGATGCTGCTCGGCGAACGGGCCGGTAAACACCGGGCCGCGTTGTCAAAGTGA
- a CDS encoding DUF3833 domain-containing protein — translation MTRLLVSLALVLGLCSCGSVDVKHYADQQPQLDLVRFFSKPVKAWGIFEKRSGEVAKRFEVNIASRREGENLILDERFLYSDGTRQRRVWTLTPDGPGHWRGRADDVVGEAKGEVAGNALRWRYILNLPVDGSVYEVSLDDWMYLMDEDTLINRSSMSKLGVEVGQVTLFFRRQSAQEAH, via the coding sequence ATGACCCGTCTATTGGTTTCACTGGCCCTGGTGCTCGGCCTGTGCAGTTGCGGCAGCGTTGACGTCAAACACTATGCCGACCAGCAGCCGCAACTCGACCTGGTGCGTTTCTTCAGCAAGCCGGTTAAAGCCTGGGGGATATTCGAGAAACGCTCGGGCGAAGTGGCCAAGCGTTTCGAGGTGAATATCGCCAGCCGCCGCGAAGGTGAAAACCTGATTCTCGACGAGCGCTTTCTCTACAGCGACGGCACGCGCCAGCGGCGTGTCTGGACCCTGACGCCCGACGGCCCGGGCCACTGGCGCGGCCGTGCCGACGATGTGGTGGGTGAAGCCAAGGGCGAAGTGGCCGGCAACGCCTTGCGCTGGCGTTACATCCTGAACCTGCCGGTTGACGGCTCCGTTTACGAAGTGAGCCTCGACGACTGGATGTACCTGATGGACGAAGACACGCTGATCAATCGTTCCAGCATGTCCAAGTTGGGCGTCGAGGTCGGTCAGGTGACGTTGTTCTTCCGCCGCCAGTCCGCCCAAGAGGCCCATTGA
- a CDS encoding cryptochrome/photolyase family protein → MHETHRLCLVLGDQLSFDLASLNGLDSQRDAVLMVEVMEEASHVPHHPQKIALIFSAMRHFAQALRQRGVRAQYVSLDDPQNTGSVPGELKRWYSQLHARELHLTECGDWRLEQSLKDCGLPIQWHADSRFLCSRDEFVAWASGKKQLRMEYFYREMRRKSGLLLNGDGTPVGGAWNFDADNRKALPKGTKAPYPARFSSDSITRDVLALVGKHFSSHYGALDTFDYPVTHADADAQALWDYFLDYGLAGFGDYQDAMASDEPFLFHARISAALNIGLLDLRQLCSDVEAAYWSGSIGLNAAEGFIRQLIGWREYVRGVYWLKMPDYAAGNSFGNSRPLPEFYWTGETQMNCMRQAIGQSLKHAYAHHIQRLMVTGNFALLAGIVPSQICEWYLAIYMDAFDWVELPNTLGMVMHADGGYLGSKPYCASGQYIKRMSDYCRGCAYSVTESTADNACPFNSLYWHFLMRHGDLLRGNQRMAMLYKNLDRMPESKQDALWKRGEMLLARLDAGESL, encoded by the coding sequence ATGCATGAGACTCATCGGCTGTGCCTGGTCCTGGGCGACCAGTTATCGTTTGACCTGGCCTCGTTAAACGGGCTGGACAGCCAGCGCGACGCGGTCTTGATGGTCGAGGTGATGGAGGAAGCCAGCCATGTGCCCCACCACCCGCAGAAAATCGCCCTGATCTTCAGCGCCATGCGCCATTTTGCCCAGGCATTGCGCCAGCGTGGCGTTCGGGCGCAGTACGTCAGCCTGGATGACCCGCAAAACACCGGCTCCGTGCCCGGCGAGTTAAAGCGCTGGTACTCGCAGCTGCACGCGCGCGAGCTGCACCTGACTGAATGCGGGGACTGGCGCCTGGAGCAATCCCTGAAAGACTGCGGTTTGCCGATCCAGTGGCACGCCGACAGTCGCTTCCTGTGCAGCCGTGACGAATTCGTGGCCTGGGCAAGCGGCAAAAAACAGCTGCGCATGGAGTACTTCTACCGTGAGATGCGCCGCAAGAGCGGGCTGTTGCTGAACGGTGACGGCACGCCGGTCGGCGGCGCCTGGAACTTTGATGCAGACAACCGCAAGGCACTGCCCAAGGGTACCAAGGCGCCCTACCCGGCGCGCTTCAGCTCGGACTCAATCACCCGGGACGTGTTGGCGCTGGTCGGTAAACACTTCAGCAGCCACTACGGCGCACTGGACACCTTCGATTACCCGGTGACCCACGCCGACGCCGACGCCCAGGCACTCTGGGATTACTTTCTGGATTACGGCCTGGCGGGCTTCGGTGACTACCAGGACGCCATGGCCAGCGACGAGCCGTTTCTGTTTCATGCCCGCATCAGTGCCGCGCTGAACATCGGCCTGCTGGACCTGCGCCAGTTGTGCAGCGATGTGGAGGCGGCGTATTGGTCGGGCAGCATCGGGCTGAATGCTGCCGAAGGGTTTATCCGCCAACTGATTGGCTGGCGTGAATACGTACGCGGCGTCTACTGGCTGAAAATGCCGGACTACGCCGCCGGCAACTCATTCGGCAACAGCCGCCCGCTGCCGGAGTTCTACTGGACGGGCGAGACGCAAATGAACTGCATGCGCCAGGCGATCGGCCAAAGCCTGAAACACGCCTACGCCCATCACATCCAGCGGCTGATGGTCACCGGCAATTTCGCCTTGCTGGCCGGGATCGTGCCCAGCCAGATATGCGAGTGGTACCTGGCGATCTACATGGACGCTTTCGACTGGGTCGAACTGCCCAACACCCTGGGCATGGTCATGCATGCCGATGGCGGCTACCTCGGTTCCAAGCCTTACTGCGCGAGCGGCCAATATATAAAGCGCATGTCCGACTACTGCCGAGGCTGTGCCTACAGCGTCACTGAAAGCACCGCGGACAATGCCTGCCCGTTCAATTCGCTTTACTGGCACTTCCTGATGCGTCACGGCGACCTGTTGCGGGGCAATCAGCGCATGGCCATGCTGTATAAAAACCTCGACCGCATGCCTGAATCCAAACAGGACGCACTGTGGAAACGGGGCGAGATGCTGCTGGCCAGACTGGATGCGGGGGAATCACTTTGA